From the Psilocybe cubensis strain MGC-MH-2018 chromosome 9, whole genome shotgun sequence genome, one window contains:
- a CDS encoding Sesquiterpene cyclase astC, with protein MPAFNLPLLYDTIIVDILNVFCTYSYNGFNSTIDSKVFSRMVASQIWGDHETGKLTNDEAHAALAKEFKVNIDDVRSAMIGAITTLSPRQEMVDLIRSLKSGRKIYAMSNMSEHSWNMIRHAKPTHWDIFDDVFISGSVGYRKPEMLFYQHVLQKTGAKPLHTIFLDDTQENLATARIFGIRPIIFDSFSNLERTLINLCGDPVSRAKAFLVRNSKKHHSYASTGQIIYENFCQLMILEATQDPSIVDYRVHKEEWNFFQRSSGQYTDAIFPADLDTTFMAWTVIPEVTTDTVKHRIMDRVISDLLDNDGIPLSYFDRNRARRDHGVCVNVLSMFYASGRGHEVERATDYPESFCSRLLERSSLLECRMGDLLKECCRQRIGSPTDPLALAMRLHCCTRRGLDASVDFKKLIELQQVDGGWEGGIIYTYGLVNITVGNRGLTTAIAHRAITEYLSKFGPTSS; from the exons ATGCCTGCTTTCAACCTTCCCCTTCTTTACGACACAATCATTGTCGACATTCTGAATGTTTTCTGCACATACTCATACAATGGTTTCAATAGTACCATTGACTCCAAGGTCTTTAGCAGGATGGTTGCCTCACAGATATGGGGGGATCACGAAACAGGAAAACTTACAAACGATGAGGCTCATGCAGCACTTGCCAAAGAGTTCAAAGTGAACATAGATGACGTCCGTTCTGCCATGATTGGAGCAATAACAACTCTATCCCCTCGACAAGAGATGGTTGATCTGATTCGATCCCTAAAATCTGGGCGCAAAATTTACGCGATGTCAAATATGTCTGAACATTCATGGAACATGATCAGGCATGCCAAACCTACGCACTGGGATATCTTTGATGACGTCTTCATATCTGGTTCTGTTGGGTATCGCAAACCTGAAATGTTGTTCTATCAACATGTTCTCCAGAAAACGGGCGCTAAACCTTTGCACACCATATTTTTAGACGACACCCAGGAGAACCTGGCAACAGCACGTATATTTGGAATTAGGCCCATCATTTTTGACAGCTTTTCCAATCTTGAAAGGACCCTAATAAACCTATGCGGTGATCCTGTCTCCCGAGCTAAAGCTTTCCTTGTCAGAAATTCGAAAAAACACCATTCCTACGCTTCCACCGGCCAGATCATCTACGAAAACTTCTGTCAGTTGATGATACTAGAGGCAACCCAAGATCCCTCTATAGTCGATTATCGTGTCCACAAGGAGGAGTGGAACTTTTTCCAGAGGTCAAGTGGACAGTATACAGACGCAATATTTCCAGCCGACCTCGATACTACATTCATGGCGTGGACAGTGATCCCGGAGGTTACAACCGACACTGTCAAGCACAGAATAATGGATAGAGTAATTTCGGACCTTTTGGATAACGATGGAATTCCACTTTCTTATTTTGATAGAAATCGTGCGAGAAGAGACCACGGAGTCTGCGTAAACGTTCTCAGCATGTTCTATGCAAGCGGGCGAGGCCATGAGGTCGAACGGGCAACCGACTAC CCTGAAAGCTTTTGTTCTCGATTATTGGAAAGGTCTTCTCTGCTCGAATGTCGTATGGGGGATTTGCTTAAAGAATGCTGCCGTCAGCGCATCGGATCCCCTACAGACCCTTTGGCACTAGCCATGCGTCTTCATTGTTGCACACGCCGTGGTCTCGATGCCAGTGTCGATTTTAAGAAGCTCATCGAGTTACAGCAGGTAGATGGTGGGTGGGAAGGCGGAATCATCTATACATATGGATTGGTCAATATAACAGTTGGTAATAGGGGCTTAACCACAGCAATAGCTCATAGGGCTATCACAGAGTATCTCTCCAAGTTTGGTCCCACTTCGAGCTAG